In Desulfatibacillum aliphaticivorans DSM 15576, a genomic segment contains:
- the prmA gene encoding 50S ribosomal protein L11 methyltransferase produces the protein MQWMEIKIVFEAAEPELAQEMVSYLVMEHGAEGLEMTTPGETGMVQDGSGSSVPDSKEHSVTAFLPLDDLFEGRKADLTRALDDLKGSVLTDYSVHFSKQDDQPWETAWKAHFHPIEIGESLVIKPSWEDYENPEKRMLIELDPGMAFGTGTHPTTAVCLEMIETECLKKAPERFLDVGTGSGILMIGAYKLGARKVFGCDNDMDALEAAAKNLKCNQVHEGDFGLWLGDLLAGIVEGAFDMVAANITAEANVMLIPGLPRIMAPGSIFIASGIMAEKKDLVLEALDACRFSVERVQETGGWVGIAARMP, from the coding sequence ATGCAATGGATGGAAATAAAAATCGTATTTGAAGCCGCTGAGCCGGAACTGGCCCAGGAAATGGTCTCCTATCTGGTCATGGAGCACGGCGCGGAAGGCCTGGAAATGACGACGCCCGGCGAGACCGGCATGGTCCAGGACGGTTCGGGATCCAGCGTTCCGGACAGCAAGGAGCACAGCGTCACGGCTTTTTTGCCTTTGGACGATTTGTTCGAAGGGCGCAAAGCGGACTTGACCCGGGCCCTGGACGACCTCAAGGGGTCGGTCCTGACGGATTATTCCGTCCACTTTTCGAAGCAGGACGACCAGCCCTGGGAAACCGCGTGGAAGGCCCATTTTCATCCCATTGAAATCGGCGAATCCTTGGTTATCAAGCCCAGTTGGGAGGATTACGAAAACCCGGAAAAGCGCATGCTCATTGAGCTGGATCCTGGCATGGCCTTTGGTACGGGAACCCATCCGACCACGGCCGTGTGTTTGGAAATGATCGAAACGGAATGCCTCAAAAAGGCGCCGGAACGGTTTCTGGACGTGGGTACGGGATCGGGCATTCTCATGATCGGGGCATACAAGCTGGGCGCCCGCAAGGTTTTCGGCTGCGACAACGACATGGACGCCCTGGAGGCGGCCGCCAAGAACCTCAAATGCAACCAGGTTCACGAAGGTGATTTCGGGTTATGGCTGGGGGATCTTCTGGCGGGAATTGTGGAAGGCGCCTTTGACATGGTTGCGGCCAATATCACGGCGGAAGCCAACGTAATGCTTATTCCCGGGCTCCCCCGGATTATGGCGCCGGGCTCGATTTTTATTGCTTCGGGAATCATGGCGGAGAAAAAGGATCTGGTGCTGGAAGCACTGGACGCTTGCCGTTTTTCCGTTGAAAGGGTACAAGAGACGGGCGGTTGGGTCGGCATTGCAGCACGGATGCCTTGA
- a CDS encoding nitroreductase family protein gives MSEMLKLIKERRSVRRYLDKEVDEAMLQQVLESVQWSPSWANTQVWEIVVVKNPEIKEKLAATLGKGNPAAKAMVEAPLVLVVCGKKNASGFYKDQVTTKFGDWMLFDLGIATQSLCLTARSLGLGTVVVGLFDQDAAGKVVNLPDGMELVAMVPMGHIAKDSGAPKRKEISDFVHQDTF, from the coding sequence ATGTCCGAAATGCTGAAGCTCATCAAGGAAAGAAGAAGCGTACGTCGGTATCTGGACAAGGAAGTGGATGAAGCCATGCTGCAGCAGGTGCTGGAGTCTGTGCAATGGTCTCCTTCCTGGGCCAACACGCAGGTTTGGGAAATTGTGGTGGTCAAGAATCCTGAGATCAAGGAAAAGCTGGCGGCCACCTTGGGCAAGGGCAATCCCGCAGCCAAGGCCATGGTGGAAGCGCCCCTGGTTCTGGTGGTTTGCGGCAAGAAAAACGCCTCCGGTTTTTACAAGGATCAGGTCACGACCAAGTTCGGAGACTGGATGCTGTTCGACCTGGGCATTGCGACCCAAAGCCTTTGCCTGACGGCCAGAAGCCTGGGCCTGGGTACGGTGGTTGTGGGTCTGTTCGACCAGGACGCTGCGGGCAAGGTCGTGAATCTGCCCGACGGCATGGAGCTGGTGGCCATGGTTCCCATGGGGCATATCGCCAAGGATTCCGGCGCTCCCAAGCGCAAGGAAATCAGCGATTTCGTCCATCAGGACACCTTTTAA
- a CDS encoding HD domain-containing phosphohydrolase, whose translation MPIKPRVLAVDDEERNLRLMEAMLLPMGYEFFKAHSGEEALDIVRETPPDVVLLDIMMPGVNGFEVARRLKANEDTRIIPIIMVTALKEVDDRVKALDAGADDFLTKPVDKLELKARVANSLKIKAYNDHMRSYQKDLETEIAKRTRELELAYERVKDASLDTIHRLSRAAEYKDEHTGDHIQRMSQYSVAIAKEIGLGQKILESILYAAPMHDIGKIGIPDRILLKPRRLEPEEWEIMKRHTVIGAQILQGSDVGFIKLAEVIAMTHHERWDGAGYPNGLCERQIPLVGRISAVADVFDALTSRRPYKEPISVEDSFAIIAEGRSLRFDPVVVDAFFSAKPEILAIKRKHPDTSPSKLVEMAELPYT comes from the coding sequence ATGCCGATAAAACCCAGGGTATTGGCCGTCGACGACGAGGAGAGAAACCTCCGTCTCATGGAAGCCATGCTTTTGCCTATGGGCTATGAGTTTTTCAAAGCGCACAGCGGTGAAGAAGCGTTGGATATTGTTCGGGAAACGCCTCCCGACGTGGTCTTATTGGATATTATGATGCCCGGCGTCAACGGCTTTGAGGTGGCTCGCCGCCTCAAAGCCAACGAAGACACCCGCATCATCCCCATCATCATGGTCACCGCCCTTAAAGAGGTGGACGACCGGGTAAAAGCCCTGGACGCGGGCGCAGACGATTTTCTCACCAAGCCCGTGGACAAGCTGGAATTGAAAGCCCGGGTAGCCAATTCCCTGAAAATCAAAGCCTATAACGACCATATGCGGTCGTACCAAAAGGACCTGGAAACCGAGATCGCCAAGCGGACCAGAGAGCTGGAACTGGCCTACGAAAGGGTCAAGGACGCGTCTCTGGACACCATCCACCGCCTCAGCCGGGCTGCTGAATACAAGGACGAGCACACCGGCGACCACATTCAGCGCATGAGCCAGTACAGCGTGGCCATTGCCAAGGAAATCGGCCTGGGTCAGAAAATCCTGGAATCCATCCTGTACGCGGCGCCCATGCACGACATAGGCAAGATAGGCATTCCGGACCGGATTCTTTTAAAGCCCCGGCGCCTGGAGCCGGAAGAATGGGAAATCATGAAGCGCCACACGGTTATCGGCGCTCAAATCCTTCAGGGCTCGGACGTGGGATTTATCAAACTGGCGGAAGTCATTGCCATGACGCACCATGAAAGATGGGACGGCGCCGGCTATCCCAACGGGTTGTGCGAAAGGCAGATCCCCCTTGTGGGCAGAATCAGCGCCGTGGCGGACGTCTTTGACGCCCTGACCTCTCGGAGGCCCTATAAGGAGCCCATATCCGTGGAGGACTCCTTCGCTATTATCGCCGAAGGCAGAAGCCTGCGGTTCGATCCGGTGGTTGTGGACGCTTTCTTTTCCGCCAAGCCGGAAATTCTGGCCATCAAACGCAAGCATCCGGACACGAGCCCGAGCAAGCTGGTGGAGATGGCTGAACTGCCTTACACTTAG
- a CDS encoding sensor histidine kinase codes for MGTDPEKTANNSGHADGLSRAGRGRTAGQLARNLGLQHTCEILRITDVDAIVREGLKGILEKYASIASRGGSLFLLDAKEQVLNLSVRTGMDDNPPPCGDQVKVGTCLCGLAFQTGKPGAYAFGLDDSDHLDAQGRMSDHGDLSIPLAAKEFGALGVLHLRTEKGASIPQEVMDSLEKDCQKLADAVFSAQAVGKLTVHYKKLQEREEEQSQRVHRLRLALEHAKRAKSDFLSSVSHELRTPLNAILGFSQVLQEEYFGGLNTKQKQYVNDILESGKHLLDLINDILDLSRVESGEMKLEVEPLLISFILESSLHLIREKAFKHGIEITVDVSDEIREMAILADHTKLKQILFNLLSNAAKFTPDNGAICVGARVIHDPVDGRGGSQDLDDNPGWIEVFVRDSGIGIEGDDKKRVFDDFYQVSAGLSGKTPGTGLGLPLAKRLVELHGGRIWVESEGRHQGSCFVFTLPIGICPWAGGEEAQSAAG; via the coding sequence ATGGGAACAGATCCTGAAAAAACTGCCAACAATTCCGGCCATGCCGACGGGCTTTCCAGAGCGGGAAGAGGAAGGACCGCCGGGCAGTTAGCCAGGAATCTTGGGCTTCAGCATACCTGCGAAATCCTGCGGATTACGGATGTGGACGCCATTGTTCGGGAAGGGTTGAAAGGCATCCTGGAGAAATACGCTTCGATCGCCTCTCGGGGCGGGAGCTTGTTTTTGCTGGACGCCAAGGAACAGGTTTTAAATCTGTCCGTGCGAACCGGGATGGATGACAATCCTCCCCCCTGCGGCGACCAGGTGAAGGTGGGGACGTGTTTGTGCGGTCTGGCTTTTCAAACCGGCAAGCCAGGCGCCTATGCCTTTGGCCTGGACGATTCAGACCACCTGGACGCCCAGGGTAGGATGTCCGATCACGGAGATCTTTCCATTCCTCTGGCAGCCAAGGAATTTGGCGCACTGGGCGTTTTACATTTGAGAACGGAAAAAGGCGCTTCCATCCCCCAGGAGGTTATGGACTCCCTGGAAAAGGATTGCCAAAAGCTGGCTGACGCCGTATTCAGCGCCCAGGCGGTGGGCAAGCTGACCGTTCACTACAAAAAACTGCAGGAACGGGAAGAGGAGCAAAGCCAGCGCGTGCATCGGCTTCGCCTGGCCCTGGAGCACGCCAAGCGGGCCAAAAGCGATTTTCTTTCCAGCGTGAGCCACGAGTTGCGCACGCCCTTAAACGCCATTTTGGGTTTTTCCCAGGTATTGCAGGAAGAGTATTTCGGCGGCCTGAATACCAAGCAAAAGCAGTATGTCAACGATATTTTGGAATCGGGCAAGCACCTTTTGGATTTGATCAACGACATTCTGGACCTTTCCAGGGTGGAGTCCGGGGAAATGAAGCTGGAGGTGGAGCCTCTGCTGATTTCCTTTATTCTGGAGAGCAGTTTGCATCTCATCAGGGAAAAAGCGTTCAAACACGGTATAGAGATCACTGTGGACGTTTCGGACGAAATAAGGGAAATGGCCATACTGGCGGACCACACCAAATTAAAACAGATCCTTTTCAATCTGTTATCCAATGCCGCAAAATTCACCCCGGACAACGGCGCCATCTGCGTGGGCGCCAGGGTGATTCATGATCCTGTGGACGGGAGGGGAGGTTCCCAGGATCTGGACGATAATCCAGGATGGATTGAAGTGTTTGTGCGGGATTCGGGAATAGGCATAGAAGGAGACGACAAGAAGCGGGTATTTGACGATTTTTACCAGGTCAGTGCAGGCCTTTCCGGCAAGACGCCGGGTACAGGCTTGGGTCTTCCCCTGGCGAAGCGTTTGGTAGAGTTGCACGGGGGAAGAATTTGGGTGGAAAGTGAAGGCAGACATCAAGGGAGCTGCTTTGTGTTCACGCTTCCCATAGGCATTTGCCCATGGGCTGGCGGGGAAGAAGCGCAGTCTGCCGCCGGATAG
- a CDS encoding response regulator → MEKKVLVVEDSETNRVLLHDLLEKVCYCSVSVAVNGKQGLEMAQADLPDLILMDLGLPVLDGMEATKILKSDAKTGSIPIIALTGFVSNEDEERMMDAGFDGFLPKPFDVRKLLDKVCLYLTARENLQF, encoded by the coding sequence ATGGAAAAAAAAGTGTTGGTCGTGGAGGATTCCGAGACAAATAGAGTCCTTCTTCATGATCTTTTGGAAAAGGTTTGTTATTGCTCCGTGTCCGTGGCCGTCAACGGCAAACAGGGCCTGGAAATGGCCCAGGCGGACCTGCCGGACCTCATCCTCATGGATTTGGGCCTTCCGGTTCTGGACGGCATGGAGGCGACGAAAATCCTGAAGTCGGACGCCAAAACAGGGAGCATTCCCATCATTGCATTGACCGGATTCGTCTCCAATGAAGATGAAGAGCGAATGATGGATGCCGGGTTTGACGGTTTTTTACCCAAGCCCTTTGACGTGCGCAAACTGCTGGACAAGGTGTGCCTGTATCTGACCGCCAGAGAAAATCTTCAGTTTTAA
- a CDS encoding SRPBCC domain-containing protein gives MRKIHTQIVINASAELVWSILTDLAGYGEWNPFILESAGRPALGARLTCRPRMPGTNRILTFHPKVTRCAPQKIFAWKGGVLFPGLADGEHIFEIHQQPDGGVLHVHRQAFSGLLSPFIPKNVLERTKTGFEMMNEALKARAEKKAGGG, from the coding sequence ATGCGAAAAATCCATACGCAAATTGTTATTAACGCTTCTGCAGAGCTTGTATGGTCCATACTGACGGATTTAGCCGGGTATGGGGAATGGAATCCGTTTATTCTGGAGTCTGCAGGGCGTCCCGCCCTTGGCGCCAGGTTGACCTGCCGTCCCAGGATGCCCGGGACAAACCGCATTTTGACGTTTCATCCCAAGGTCACCCGCTGCGCTCCTCAAAAAATATTCGCCTGGAAAGGCGGCGTTTTGTTTCCCGGCCTGGCTGACGGAGAGCATATTTTTGAAATCCATCAGCAACCCGATGGAGGCGTTTTGCATGTGCACAGGCAGGCGTTTTCCGGCCTGCTGTCGCCGTTTATACCCAAGAACGTACTGGAACGCACAAAGACGGGGTTTGAAATGATGAACGAAGCCTTAAAGGCCAGGGCTGAAAAGAAAGCAGGCGGCGGTTAA
- a CDS encoding PDZ domain-containing protein — protein MRTKAFYIPFFTVLAIIVLLGLPAVTGCSQDQKFGGMGLNVGQLFDPNVFNHRGPLVVLDVLEGMPAKRVGVEKGDVITHINNEATEGIEFDKLIQEKMRGPVGESVTLTVKRASMEEKLIFTMTRVAVSGN, from the coding sequence ATGAGAACAAAGGCTTTCTATATACCGTTCTTTACGGTGTTGGCGATTATCGTCCTATTGGGGCTCCCGGCCGTAACCGGCTGCTCCCAGGACCAGAAGTTCGGGGGAATGGGCCTTAATGTCGGCCAGTTGTTCGACCCCAACGTGTTCAATCACAGAGGCCCCCTGGTCGTTCTGGACGTGCTGGAAGGCATGCCCGCCAAGCGGGTGGGCGTGGAAAAAGGGGACGTCATCACCCATATCAATAACGAAGCCACCGAAGGCATTGAGTTTGACAAGCTGATCCAGGAGAAAATGCGCGGGCCTGTCGGAGAATCCGTCACCTTGACGGTCAAAAGAGCTTCCATGGAGGAAAAACTGATTTTCACCATGACCAGGGTGGCCGTCTCCGGGAATTGA
- a CDS encoding cyclase family protein, which yields MQVIDLSHPMTPEMPVFPGDPSPEIRVVASLENEGYVERLLTLSSHTGTHVDAPAHISPHGKTLDALPPEAFCGQGEVVDCRPLGSKPISLGFLKQSGCMSRPVDFILLYTGWDAFWGGEKYFSGFPVLTPEAAEWLIQAPIKGVGVDALSMDPIDSENLPVHNILLGQSVLIIENLANLGKLPARDFFFSCLPLPIEQGDGSPVRAAAIIGL from the coding sequence ATGCAAGTGATTGACCTGTCCCATCCCATGACACCGGAAATGCCTGTTTTTCCCGGCGACCCCAGCCCGGAAATCAGGGTCGTCGCCAGCTTGGAAAATGAAGGCTATGTGGAGCGCCTTTTGACCCTGTCCTCCCACACGGGCACGCATGTGGACGCTCCCGCTCATATTTCGCCCCATGGAAAAACCTTAGACGCCCTGCCCCCGGAGGCCTTTTGCGGCCAGGGAGAGGTTGTGGACTGCCGGCCCCTCGGTTCCAAGCCTATCAGCCTGGGTTTTCTCAAACAATCGGGGTGCATGAGCAGGCCCGTGGATTTTATTCTGCTATACACGGGCTGGGACGCTTTTTGGGGCGGGGAAAAGTATTTTTCCGGATTTCCCGTTTTAACGCCTGAGGCCGCCGAGTGGCTTATCCAGGCGCCCATCAAAGGCGTGGGCGTGGACGCTCTATCCATGGACCCCATTGATTCCGAAAATCTGCCGGTGCACAATATCCTGCTGGGACAAAGCGTGCTGATTATCGAAAACCTGGCCAACCTGGGAAAATTGCCGGCCAGGGATTTTTTCTTCAGTTGCCTTCCCCTTCCTATCGAACAGGGCGACGGCTCGCCCGTCAGGGCCGCAGCCATAATCGGCCTTTAA
- a CDS encoding tetratricopeptide repeat protein — protein sequence MPHSRSKSIPLKKFLLCALFCILFPALAGAAAFELQSKPEEFGMYILRDGTYIPLEQTRIQYSRTWYPITFTNSRMAVCHLSELDEEAPISAKMEKDDVLVIYFPGAGGHRWFFASIFYFSEYSFRGRASYRINRRPEGWYAGFITMGTSEEVAALMGESTADNYHFEGGNIKDDEILYKEDDLIAARISPDKTIPASKYVITALDYTFTEQSRGREIQEQLPQSGYLLEFPYIEKTPDFSARRDRIRRANDERSKLYIVTRKYFDLAPDEVLHTGIFIDKSCKVYFSSQEDFRIVTAADEWLEKAYWPKGFTFARDYVRVRDLNMKAHRVENRGFSLLYEKTEAGTEVRLMGMKSGSRVGVSYSPMFAYDTEYEKHVEAGWEAYRNDKFARAEEEFNAALEVLPDYPKALAALTYLYANAKDSAVKDPKKSLKIAEKVLKFRPCYPYVWDAASAAYYENGDLDKALECQDNAYGKYSSPPKSYIEKTAEYRALRAQFQDAKTLYRQERYVEAIKILQETLEKMPQYVDALDLFARILSTAKDPKFISPAMAIKYAEVAYALAPEKPSVLDTVAECLYASGDLKGALQFAQKARYYDLSAPYYQRQVERFSLLLDRARNNQQ from the coding sequence ATGCCTCATTCACGCTCAAAATCCATTCCCCTGAAAAAGTTCCTCCTATGCGCTCTTTTTTGCATTCTATTCCCCGCCTTAGCCGGCGCCGCCGCTTTTGAACTGCAAAGCAAGCCGGAAGAATTCGGCATGTATATTTTAAGGGATGGGACCTACATCCCGTTGGAGCAGACCCGGATTCAGTACTCCCGAACCTGGTACCCCATCACCTTCACCAACTCGCGCATGGCGGTCTGCCATCTTTCCGAACTGGATGAAGAGGCGCCCATATCCGCGAAAATGGAAAAGGACGACGTCCTGGTCATTTATTTTCCGGGCGCCGGGGGCCACCGGTGGTTTTTCGCCTCCATATTTTATTTTTCCGAATACAGCTTCAGAGGCCGGGCTTCGTACAGAATCAACCGGCGGCCCGAAGGCTGGTACGCAGGCTTCATAACCATGGGCACTTCGGAGGAAGTGGCGGCCCTCATGGGGGAGAGCACTGCGGACAACTACCATTTTGAAGGCGGAAATATTAAGGACGATGAAATTTTATATAAAGAGGATGATCTTATAGCTGCCAGGATTTCCCCGGACAAAACCATTCCAGCGTCCAAATACGTGATCACAGCCTTGGATTACACCTTCACCGAGCAATCCCGGGGCCGGGAAATTCAGGAGCAATTGCCCCAGAGCGGATATCTGCTGGAATTCCCCTATATTGAAAAGACGCCCGACTTCTCCGCCAGGAGGGATAGAATCCGGCGGGCCAATGACGAAAGAAGCAAGCTCTACATCGTCACCCGCAAGTATTTTGACCTGGCGCCCGACGAAGTGCTGCATACCGGAATATTCATCGATAAAAGCTGCAAGGTCTATTTCAGCTCCCAGGAGGATTTCCGCATTGTCACCGCCGCCGACGAATGGCTGGAAAAGGCCTATTGGCCCAAGGGATTCACCTTCGCCCGGGATTACGTCCGGGTGCGGGACTTGAATATGAAGGCCCACCGGGTGGAAAACCGGGGCTTTTCCCTGTTGTACGAAAAAACCGAAGCCGGGACCGAAGTGCGGCTCATGGGCATGAAAAGCGGCTCTCGGGTGGGGGTTTCCTACAGCCCCATGTTCGCTTACGACACGGAGTACGAAAAGCACGTGGAAGCAGGCTGGGAAGCCTATCGCAACGACAAGTTCGCCAGGGCGGAGGAGGAGTTCAACGCGGCCCTGGAGGTATTGCCCGACTATCCAAAGGCATTGGCCGCCCTGACCTATTTGTACGCCAATGCAAAGGACTCCGCAGTGAAGGATCCTAAGAAGAGCCTGAAAATTGCGGAAAAAGTCCTTAAATTCCGGCCTTGCTATCCTTATGTGTGGGACGCAGCCAGCGCCGCCTACTATGAAAACGGAGACCTGGACAAAGCCCTGGAATGCCAGGATAACGCCTACGGCAAATACAGCAGCCCGCCAAAGTCTTATATCGAAAAAACCGCGGAATACCGCGCCTTGCGCGCCCAGTTTCAGGACGCCAAAACGCTTTACCGCCAGGAACGGTATGTTGAGGCCATTAAAATCCTGCAAGAGACTCTGGAAAAAATGCCTCAATATGTGGACGCCCTGGATTTGTTCGCCAGAATTCTGTCCACCGCCAAAGACCCCAAGTTCATTAGTCCGGCCATGGCCATAAAATACGCGGAAGTCGCCTACGCCCTGGCCCCGGAAAAGCCGTCCGTCCTGGACACCGTGGCGGAATGCCTTTATGCTTCAGGGGACCTGAAGGGCGCCCTGCAATTTGCGCAAAAAGCCCGTTACTACGACTTGAGCGCCCCTTATTATCAAAGGCAGGTTGAACGTTTTTCCCTGCTTTTGGACAGAGCCCGAAACAATCAGCAATAG
- a CDS encoding EcsC family protein, whose amino-acid sequence MGLNEKELKELKEAKRLLENPGLAVKLTNALGAPIEQGFNMLPKKMGGAVKIATKTALEKAVGAAVMTMNQDSQPKASNFFHKAAAAASGAAGGAFGLAALSIELPISTVIMFRSIMDIARENGENIRSPSTLAAGLEVFALGGPNKDDDAGETGYYAVRTALSRTVGEAVEYLARKGAVDGTAPALVRLISTIASRFGIVVSEKAAASAIPIIGAAGGSLVNTLFMDHFQCMAKGHFTVRRLERTHGKEEIKRLYDQL is encoded by the coding sequence ATGGGCCTTAACGAAAAGGAACTGAAAGAGCTTAAAGAAGCCAAACGCCTGCTGGAAAATCCCGGCCTGGCGGTCAAGTTGACCAACGCCCTTGGCGCTCCCATCGAGCAAGGCTTTAATATGCTGCCGAAAAAAATGGGGGGCGCGGTGAAAATCGCCACCAAGACGGCTTTGGAAAAAGCCGTGGGCGCCGCGGTCATGACCATGAATCAGGATTCACAGCCCAAGGCGTCCAATTTTTTTCATAAAGCGGCCGCAGCCGCCTCCGGAGCCGCCGGCGGCGCATTCGGCCTGGCCGCCCTATCCATAGAGCTGCCCATTTCCACGGTCATCATGTTTCGCTCCATCATGGATATCGCCCGGGAAAACGGCGAAAATATTAGGTCTCCCTCCACTCTGGCGGCCGGCCTGGAGGTTTTCGCCTTGGGAGGCCCCAACAAAGACGACGACGCCGGGGAAACCGGATATTACGCCGTGCGGACGGCTTTGTCCCGGACCGTGGGGGAGGCGGTGGAATATCTTGCCAGAAAGGGGGCTGTGGACGGGACCGCTCCGGCCTTGGTGCGTCTTATTTCAACCATAGCCTCCCGGTTCGGCATAGTCGTCTCCGAAAAAGCCGCCGCCTCGGCCATTCCCATCATTGGCGCCGCGGGCGGAAGCCTGGTTAATACGCTTTTCATGGACCATTTCCAATGCATGGCCAAGGGGCATTTCACGGTCAGGCGCCTGGAACGAACGCACGGCAAAGAGGAGATTAAGCGCCTTTACGACCAATTATAG
- a CDS encoding nucleoside 2-deoxyribosyltransferase — protein MKHSKKRVYCSGPLFCPEEQWGMKAIADVLEKAGYDTFLPQRDGLEKYVMGLANDPRVTNKMFRRINKFVNRAIFSVDVYQIIEGCDYLVFNMNGRTPDEGGVVETGIAFAVQKPLVIYKKDYRTKFNGSDNSMLTGLTYTFSTVGQMERIPAELEKVAASLESLGPNPYSGNGVPPHMQKVLSFGKKVWKFLGVVNFFEADDEKRLDLLDQIAAMSKEAPGFA, from the coding sequence ATGAAGCATTCAAAAAAGAGGGTGTACTGCTCCGGGCCGTTGTTCTGCCCCGAAGAGCAGTGGGGGATGAAAGCGATTGCAGACGTTTTGGAAAAGGCGGGATACGACACCTTCCTGCCCCAACGGGACGGCCTGGAAAAATACGTCATGGGCCTGGCCAACGATCCCAGGGTGACCAACAAAATGTTCCGGCGCATCAATAAATTCGTAAACCGGGCCATATTCTCCGTGGACGTGTATCAAATCATTGAAGGCTGCGATTACCTGGTTTTTAATATGAACGGCAGAACCCCGGACGAAGGCGGCGTGGTGGAAACCGGCATAGCCTTCGCCGTGCAAAAGCCCCTGGTCATCTATAAAAAGGATTACCGCACCAAGTTCAACGGCAGCGACAACTCCATGCTCACGGGCCTGACCTATACCTTTTCCACCGTAGGGCAAATGGAGCGAATCCCCGCGGAACTGGAAAAGGTCGCCGCCAGCCTGGAATCCTTGGGGCCCAATCCTTATTCGGGAAACGGAGTCCCGCCCCATATGCAAAAGGTGCTGTCCTTCGGCAAAAAGGTCTGGAAATTCTTGGGCGTGGTCAACTTCTTTGAGGCGGACGATGAAAAACGCCTGGATCTTCTGGACCAAATCGCCGCCATGAGCAAGGAAGCGCCTGGGTTTGCGTGA
- a CDS encoding ABC transporter ATP-binding protein has protein sequence MLIVDKVQVCYGKSPAVQDVSLRVAPGETVLLLGRNGAGKSTLLKSIMGLEPPCSGRIIFQDRPITGSSPCKIARQGICYIPEDRQVFSNLSVLENLEMGMLAHKKKLNRHESLERVFDYFPRLKERLGQQAGSLSGGEQQMLAIARGLVSKPQLMLVDEPTEGLMPILVDETAGILRRLRQDGVTILLVEQNYSMAMSLGEDLNVYFMEKGRILKHGAVKEFQAGFDDPEQWMKM, from the coding sequence GTGCTGATAGTCGACAAGGTTCAGGTCTGTTACGGAAAAAGCCCGGCGGTGCAGGATGTCTCGCTGCGCGTGGCGCCCGGGGAAACCGTGCTGCTTCTTGGCAGGAACGGCGCCGGCAAAAGCACTTTGCTGAAAAGCATTATGGGGTTGGAGCCTCCCTGTTCCGGCCGCATAATCTTCCAAGATCGTCCGATTACAGGCTCGTCCCCCTGCAAAATCGCCCGGCAGGGCATATGCTATATTCCCGAGGACAGGCAGGTTTTCAGCAATCTTTCGGTCCTGGAAAACCTGGAAATGGGCATGCTGGCCCATAAGAAAAAATTGAATCGCCATGAAAGCCTTGAACGGGTTTTTGACTATTTTCCCAGACTCAAGGAAAGACTGGGGCAGCAAGCCGGCAGCCTTTCGGGCGGCGAGCAGCAGATGCTTGCCATAGCCCGCGGTCTGGTGTCCAAGCCCCAATTGATGCTGGTGGATGAACCTACGGAAGGATTGATGCCGATTCTGGTGGACGAGACGGCCGGCATCCTGCGCAGGCTCAGGCAGGACGGCGTGACCATTCTATTGGTGGAGCAGAATTATTCCATGGCCATGAGCCTGGGGGAAGATTTGAACGTGTATTTTATGGAAAAAGGCAGAATCCTGAAACACGGCGCCGTTAAAGAATTCCAAGCAGGCTTTGACGACCCGGAGCAGTGGATGAAGATGTAA